The following are encoded in a window of Dioscorea cayenensis subsp. rotundata cultivar TDr96_F1 chromosome 16, TDr96_F1_v2_PseudoChromosome.rev07_lg8_w22 25.fasta, whole genome shotgun sequence genomic DNA:
- the LOC120278790 gene encoding anthocyanidin 3-O-glucosyltransferase 7-like, giving the protein MVSAKSIPHVAFLAFPFGTHASPLFSLARALAADDPSTAFTFFNSARSNSSLLQSLPSGLPPNLRTFDVPDNVPEGAWLPPEEVRLFLEVTPENFLETMAAAEREFGRVTCVVGDAFFWFAGDVAAERGASWVALWTGGPCSLAAHLYTDLLRDTFGVEDQALARANDLLDIIPGLQSLRVGDLPEGVVFGNIKSAFADLLHQMGQKLPHATCVVINTPDGLNPELDLDFQAKFKKCLNVGPLSHLFPQPLDPEKHGCLAWLDTQIEASVVYISFGTVIMPSSQDLIEMAAGLEASGVPFLWSLKDMARKHLPEGFLDRVAGRGLVVPWAPQTQVLGHLAVGAFLTHCGWNSILESISSGVPLICRPFFGDQCLNAKTVSCVWKIGVAFESRAIEKEDMVRVLNVVLKTEEGKKMREKADKLKTTALQATKPGGNSIKNFDTLVKMIVGNHGS; this is encoded by the exons ATGGTCTCGGCCAAGTCAATCCCGCACGTAGCATTCCTCGCCTTCCCTTTCGGCACGCATGCCTCCCCTCTCTTCTCCCTCGCACGCGCTCTCGCTGCCGATGACCCATCCACAGCCTTCACCTTCTTCAACTCCGCCCGGTCCAACTCCAGCCTTCTCCAATCCCTTCCTTCTGGGCTACCCCCAAATCTACGGACCTTTGATGTGCCCGATAACGTGCCGGAGGGCGCTTGGCTCCCGCCGGAGGAGGTGCGGCTTTTCTTGGAGGTCACGCCGGAGAACTTTTTGGAGACGATGGCGGCGGCTGAGAGGGAGTTTGGGAGGGTGACTTGTGTGGTTGGTGATGCGTTCTTCTGGTTTGCTGGTGACGTGGCGGCGGAGAGAGGGGCATCGTGGGTGGCGCTTTGGACTGGTGGGCCATGTAGCCTCGCTGCACATCTGTACACTGATTTGCTACGTGACACGTTCGGAGTCGAGGATCAAG CTCTAGCTCGAGCTAATGACCTTCTAGACATCATCCCCGGTCTTCAATCCTTGCGGGTAGGAGATTTACCGGAAGGAGTTGTGTTTGGCAACATAAAATCTGCTTTTGCCGATCTTCTTCACCAAATGGGTCAAAAACTCCCACATGCTACTTGTGTTGTAATAAACACTCCCGATGGCCTGAACCCTGAACTTGACTTAGATTTTCAAGCCAAGTTCAAGAAATGCCTCAATGTGGGACCTTTAAGCCATTTGTTTCCACAACCACTTGATCCTGAAAAGCATGGTTGTTTGGCATGGCTTGACACTCAAATTGAAGCTTCGGTGGTTTACATTAGCTTTGGAACAGTGATCATGCCTTCATCTCAAGACTTAATAGAGATGGCTGCAGGGTTAGAAGCTAGTGGTGTTCCATTTCTTTGGTCATTAAAAGATATGGCGAGGAAGCACTTGCCAGAAGGTTTCTTGGATCGTGTAGCGGGAAGGGGACTTGTAGTTCCATGGGCTCCACAAACGCAG GTGTTGGGACACTTAGCCGTAGGAGCATTCTTGACACATTGTGGATGGAACTCTATCTTGGAGAGCATCTCAAGTGGTGTGCCGTTGATATGTAGACCATTCTTTGGGGATCAATGCTTAAATGCAAAAACAGTATCATGCGTATGGAAAATTGGTGTCGCTTTTGAAAGTAGAGcaatagaaaaagaagacatggTAAGAGTTCTCAATGTTGTCCTAAAGAccgaagaaggaaagaagatgaGAGAAAAGGCTGACAAACTCAAGACAACAGCACTGCAGGCCACAAAGCCTGGGGGAAACTCAATCAAGAACTTCGATACACTGGTGAAGATGATTGTTGGTAATCATGGTTCATGA